Part of the Gracilimonas sp. genome is shown below.
AAAAAAGCACGAGTTTAATACTCGTGCTTTTAAAATACGATTTTGATTGATTTTACCTAATCAATGCTGTTTAAATATCGGAAGAAATCGCTCTCTGTTGACAGTATTATATTGGTCTCTTTATCCATGGTTTTGGTATAAGCATCCATCGAGCGTATAAATGAATAAAGCTCACGGGATTGATTATTCCGGTTATATGCTGAATTATAAATCGCTGCCGCCCGGGCATCAGCTTGACCGCGAATGATCTCCGCCTCACGAAATGCTTCAGACTGAATTCGAGCCAAGTCTCTTTCCTTTTCACCGTTTATACGAGATGCCTCACCCTGTCCTTCAGAACGGAATTCATCCGCAATTCTGTTTCGCTCTGAGATCATACGGTCGTACACCGTTTGACGAACATCCTCTACATAGTTGACCCTTTTAATCCGGAAATCTAAAATAGCGATTCCCAGATCTGCTGCCCTTTGGTTGGCCAGCTCCTGAATATCTTCCTGAATTTGCTGACGGCCTGTGTTTATGTCTTCAAGTGAATCTTCTACCACTTCCAGCATTAAAGCTCCGGTGGTATCCGGGTCGCGATTGCTTGATCGTACGATCTCCAGCAGATCATGGGATGCAATAGCGTTTCGGGTTTCGCCATCCAGGATATCATCCAAACGTGATTGTGCACCTCGCTCCGTTCCCAACCGCTGGTAGAACTGAAGCGGATCGGTTATTTGCCAGCGGGCATATGAATCTACAAAGATGAATTTTTTATCCCGTGTCGGAATTTGATTTCGATCTCCATCCCATTCCAGATAGCGTTTTTCAAAGTAATTTGATTTCTGGATAAAAGGGATTTTAAAATTCAATCCCGGTTCAGTTACGGCACTTCCTACAGGATCACCAAACTGAGTTATGATCACCTGTTCGGTTTCATGTACAATATAAAACCCGTCAATCACTGTGAGAAAAACCACTAAACCAACAACTGCTGCTATAATTCCTTTTGCCTGACTCATTAGTTGCCTCCGTTATTGTTTTGAGATGAAGAAGTCCTTACTCCGTCTATCTGCATCTGAAGCAGTGGAAGCACGTTACTTCCGCTTTCATCCGTAATAATTTTCTTACCCATTTTTGGAATGATTTCTTCCATAGTTTCTAAAAATATCCGTTGTTTTGTAACCTGAGGGGCTTTAATATACTCTGTATAAAGATCGTTGAAGCGGGATACTTCACCTTCTGCATTGTTAATCCTTTCTGAAGCATAACCCTCAGCTCTTTGAATGGTCTCTTCAGCCTGTCCACGAGCTCGTGGAATCACCCTGTTGTAGTCGGCTTTAGCCTGATTGATCAAGGTTTCTCTTTCCTGCTGAGCTTCGTTTACCGCATTGAAAGAAGGCTTTACAGGATTGGGTGGGTTGATATCCTGCAGTACTACTTGCTCTATGGTAATTCCAAGCTGGTATTCCTGTACTAGTGCTTGTATGAGATTTTGAACTTCAATCGACACCTCAGCACGTCCAACGGTAAGAACTTCATTCACTGTTCTGTCACCCACAATCTGTCTCATTGCTGCTTCAGAAATATCCGATAAGGTAGATTCCGCATTTCGCACTTTAAACAAGTAGCTATACGGATCGTTAATACGATACTGAACTACCCATTCCACATCAGCAAGGTTTAGGTCTCCGGTTAACATCAGAGACTCATTTTCATACCCGGCTTTTTGATACTGAGACCGAACTCCTGACTGCACCGTTCGGTAGCCAAACTCCTGTTTTAGTTGCCTTTCAACCGGCACCTTTTCTACCTGGTCAATTAACGGCAGTTTATAATTTAATCCCGGTTCTACTGTTTCTACGTATTTACCCAACCGTACTACAATACCAACTTCTTCTGGGTCAACAGTGAAGAAGGAGGAAAATCCGAGCAGAAGTACCATCAACCCGACAACTATTACACGGATATTTTTTGATATCTTTTCGAACTGCGGCGGTACATTAAAATCAAAATTTTGATCTTGAGCCATATTTTTTTATTTAATTCACCTTATTTAATTATTATTCATAACATTGCAACACCAAAACCTTTAAAATAAAGGTGTTATGGTTATGATATTTTTAGTTTTTGAAAAAAAGAAATTTCTCTAAACCTTCAGGCATATGATAGTAGTATCGTCAACCAATTGATAGTTACTAAACTTCTGAACGGTACGCTTAATTTCCTGAGCAATTTCCTGGGCAGTCAATGTTTCAGTGTCTATTGATTCAATCAATCTTGGAACTTCTTCAAAGCCAAAGCGTTCTCCTTTTTTATTTACAGCTTCGGGAAGGCCATCGGAGTAGAGAAGGAAAAAATCTCCCTTTTTCATAGTAATGGTTTCTGCCCTGTAATTGACTGATTGTTTAATTCCTAATGGATAAGCCGGAGCCGGGGTATGAATATATTCAGCAAGCCCATTTCTTTTCAGCACCGGCCGGCAATGCCCGGCATTTGCTATACTCATTTTCATTGACTGCAGATCATAGCGGGCAAGCGCACAAGTTATAAAAGTCCTTTTATCGGTTCTGTGAAAAATAGGTTCAGTAATTCGGGAGAGTATTTCATCCGGCATATCATCCTTCATGCGTGAAAGTAATAAACCGCTTGTGAACACAGCCGGCATGGCAGCGCGCATAGCTTTACCCGATACATCAACGACTGCCATTGTTAGAGCAGTAGGAATTCCTTCTTTGTTTTCGGTTAAAACATAATCAAAGTAATCACCCCCAACTTCAAAGGAGGGCAAGAAGAAGCCATATACATCCAGCCCCTCTACTTTGGGGGGTTGCAGTGGCATCAATTGATATTGGCTTTCCCGGGCTATTTCAATTTCCTTTTCAACACGCAAATGCTGTGCCATTCTTTCTTCATACTCCGGTATGTAATCACCGACTTCAGAAACTGAAACCCCATATCGATATGAGATAAATCCATAAATGAGGGGACCGGCCATTAAGAAGGCTTGAACCCAACCAACATAAGCGACTTCAATAGAAGGAGATTCCCAATACGGTTGAATCATAAAAAAGACCGTAAAAAACCACCATCCAGTGCAAACTGTCAACAGCCCAAATTCCTTTAAAGCATAGATAAAAATGACTGCTATACTCAGATAAATAATTATCTCTTGAAAAATAGTGCCTGTGGTACCGATTAATCTTCCAAGTACTGTTATACAAATGCCGGAAATTAAAATAGATAGCAGCCCGACTAACCATTCTCTTTCAATCCAATGTCTTAATATTGAGTATACAAACCCTATCTGCGCAATACATACCAACCATGTTGTGATCCATGAACTCATGTTTATAGTGAGCAATTTCGGGGTAATGCTAGCTTCAGCATATCCAAATTGACTGTCAGCCTGAACCAAAAACTCACCCATAAAAAACAGGATTGAGGTAATTATACCTATAACAATTCCACCAATTGCAAAACCGTGTACTAATCCTGCCCCCGTTTCACTGACAAAAAACTTGCGTTGCCACAAAGCATCAATTAAATCTACTTGCCGTTGTTTTTGTGAACGGGCAAGAGCCTCCCAACTGATATAAGCCAAAGCGGCATATAAACCTACCACCAAACCAAATAATAAATTGTTAATTGTTGAGCCAAATATTCCTGCAGTGCTTAAAAAAGGGTTATAACTATACATAAAAAAAATAGCACGCCATCCGTATACACCGGCAGAAATTGCAATAAAAATTAATAATGCCCGACGCCACTCAACTTTTCCTTTAAAAATATTTTTCAAGCCTACGGCAAAAACCAGAATAATAAGAGTGAATAATGCTGTGAATAATACATATGAAAACAGCAAATCCTCCTCTTCATTATCTGATGTATTAGACTTCAATACCATGGGTTCAAGCTCATTTATCGCTGCAAATGACTTTATACTAAACCCAAACTCAGTTCTGAATCCTTCCTCGTCTGTAATTTCCCGAACTACCGGCTGTAACTGAAGAAGAAGTTTTTCGGGAGCACCGGGTGCATCCTCTTTAATTTTCCAGCTGATTTCAAGAGACTCCGTTTCGCCTCCATTACTTAAAATCCTTCCCGAATTCTGTCTATTATCATCCAAAACCGCCGAGTCTTCAAAATTATTTTGGATGAGTTCATACGCTTCCAAGTCATATTCCAGCACATCATCTATTAACTTTTCAGCAATTGTGAACAGTGAGTCTCCTTGTACAAAAGTAGGATTTGGATTTTCCTGATGACTATCTATCCGAATTATCTTACCTGAGTTCGATACATGAAGTTTTAACCGTCCGGTATCATTAAACAATTGATTTAATGTCGCAAATACTCCATTGCTTTTATTGGGAGCACCGATTACTGTTTCCCAGCTTTGGATATGTAGCGCGCTTTTATTTAGAGTAGCCGGATAAACTTCATCTTCAAGTGTATCCTGTAAATTTTTCAAATAAGATAAATGCTGCCGGCGCATTGACATCATTGCTAAACTATCCATCGAAAAGCCCATTAACAGAGCTTTTTTTGAAATACTGTCCTCAACTGCTTCTTTGCTTTGGTTTATAGGGCC
Proteins encoded:
- a CDS encoding PP2C family protein-serine/threonine phosphatase, with the translated sequence MLNKRSYILLFCGLLGIIGYFFLRSDVEFYASGPINQSKEAVEDSISKKALLMGFSMDSLAMMSMRRQHLSYLKNLQDTLEDEVYPATLNKSALHIQSWETVIGAPNKSNGVFATLNQLFNDTGRLKLHVSNSGKIIRIDSHQENPNPTFVQGDSLFTIAEKLIDDVLEYDLEAYELIQNNFEDSAVLDDNRQNSGRILSNGGETESLEISWKIKEDAPGAPEKLLLQLQPVVREITDEEGFRTEFGFSIKSFAAINELEPMVLKSNTSDNEEEDLLFSYVLFTALFTLIILVFAVGLKNIFKGKVEWRRALLIFIAISAGVYGWRAIFFMYSYNPFLSTAGIFGSTINNLLFGLVVGLYAALAYISWEALARSQKQRQVDLIDALWQRKFFVSETGAGLVHGFAIGGIVIGIITSILFFMGEFLVQADSQFGYAEASITPKLLTINMSSWITTWLVCIAQIGFVYSILRHWIEREWLVGLLSILISGICITVLGRLIGTTGTIFQEIIIYLSIAVIFIYALKEFGLLTVCTGWWFFTVFFMIQPYWESPSIEVAYVGWVQAFLMAGPLIYGFISYRYGVSVSEVGDYIPEYEERMAQHLRVEKEIEIARESQYQLMPLQPPKVEGLDVYGFFLPSFEVGGDYFDYVLTENKEGIPTALTMAVVDVSGKAMRAAMPAVFTSGLLLSRMKDDMPDEILSRITEPIFHRTDKRTFITCALARYDLQSMKMSIANAGHCRPVLKRNGLAEYIHTPAPAYPLGIKQSVNYRAETITMKKGDFFLLYSDGLPEAVNKKGERFGFEEVPRLIESIDTETLTAQEIAQEIKRTVQKFSNYQLVDDTTIICLKV
- the hflK gene encoding FtsH protease activity modulator HflK, encoding MAQDQNFDFNVPPQFEKISKNIRVIVVGLMVLLLGFSSFFTVDPEEVGIVVRLGKYVETVEPGLNYKLPLIDQVEKVPVERQLKQEFGYRTVQSGVRSQYQKAGYENESLMLTGDLNLADVEWVVQYRINDPYSYLFKVRNAESTLSDISEAAMRQIVGDRTVNEVLTVGRAEVSIEVQNLIQALVQEYQLGITIEQVVLQDINPPNPVKPSFNAVNEAQQERETLINQAKADYNRVIPRARGQAEETIQRAEGYASERINNAEGEVSRFNDLYTEYIKAPQVTKQRIFLETMEEIIPKMGKKIITDESGSNVLPLLQMQIDGVRTSSSQNNNGGN
- the hflC gene encoding protease modulator HflC — encoded protein: MSQAKGIIAAVVGLVVFLTVIDGFYIVHETEQVIITQFGDPVGSAVTEPGLNFKIPFIQKSNYFEKRYLEWDGDRNQIPTRDKKFIFVDSYARWQITDPLQFYQRLGTERGAQSRLDDILDGETRNAIASHDLLEIVRSSNRDPDTTGALMLEVVEDSLEDINTGRQQIQEDIQELANQRAADLGIAILDFRIKRVNYVEDVRQTVYDRMISERNRIADEFRSEGQGEASRINGEKERDLARIQSEAFREAEIIRGQADARAAAIYNSAYNRNNQSRELYSFIRSMDAYTKTMDKETNIILSTESDFFRYLNSID